Proteins encoded together in one Lysinibacillus sp. FSL K6-0232 window:
- the trpB gene encoding tryptophan synthase subunit beta, with amino-acid sequence MSTVTEKAGYFGEFGGSFVPEELQHVLNILDENFQKFKDDSDFKQELDYYFREYVGRKSPLYFAENLTKQLGGAKIYLKREDLNHTGSHKINNVLGQILLAKRMGANRVIAETGAGQHGVATATACAMFGMDCTIYMGLEDTKRQALNVFRMELLGAKVVAVDKGQGRLKDAVDEAFADLVENYKTTFYLLGSAVGPHPFPSMVKHFQSVISRESREQILEKEGKLPTAVLACVGGGSNAIGSFAEYIADEAVRLIGIEPDKAATLNEGTPGTLHGFKCLVLQDSEGNPLPTYSIAAGLDYPGAGPEHSHLKTIGRAEYVTVSNEEVLEAFQVLSKVEGIIPALESSHAVAHALKLAPTLSSEESIIINISGRGDKDVEQVFHMLNQ; translated from the coding sequence ATGAGTACAGTAACAGAAAAGGCAGGATATTTTGGTGAATTCGGTGGAAGCTTTGTACCAGAGGAGCTTCAGCATGTCTTAAATATTTTAGATGAGAACTTCCAGAAATTTAAAGATGATAGTGATTTTAAGCAAGAGCTAGATTATTATTTCCGCGAATATGTAGGGCGTAAATCCCCTCTTTATTTTGCAGAAAATTTAACAAAGCAATTAGGTGGCGCAAAAATTTATTTAAAGCGGGAAGACCTAAATCATACAGGCTCACATAAAATCAACAATGTATTAGGACAAATTTTATTAGCAAAGCGTATGGGGGCAAACCGTGTAATTGCCGAAACAGGCGCTGGTCAGCACGGTGTAGCAACAGCTACAGCTTGTGCTATGTTTGGCATGGATTGCACGATCTATATGGGGCTAGAGGATACAAAACGTCAAGCGTTAAATGTGTTTCGGATGGAGCTGCTTGGTGCAAAGGTTGTGGCTGTCGATAAAGGGCAAGGGCGACTAAAAGATGCGGTAGATGAAGCATTCGCAGATTTAGTAGAAAACTATAAGACAACCTTCTATTTACTAGGCTCTGCGGTTGGGCCACATCCCTTCCCTTCAATGGTGAAGCATTTCCAATCGGTGATTAGTCGGGAAAGTCGCGAGCAAATTTTAGAAAAGGAAGGTAAACTACCAACAGCTGTACTTGCTTGTGTTGGCGGTGGCAGTAATGCAATTGGTTCATTTGCTGAGTATATTGCAGATGAAGCTGTTCGTCTTATCGGTATAGAGCCAGATAAAGCGGCTACATTAAATGAAGGAACACCAGGTACACTGCACGGCTTTAAATGCTTAGTGTTGCAGGATAGCGAAGGTAATCCGCTACCAACCTATTCAATTGCTGCTGGCTTAGATTATCCAGGTGCAGGACCTGAGCATAGCCATTTAAAAACAATTGGACGTGCTGAATATGTTACTGTTTCGAATGAGGAAGTGCTAGAGGCATTTCAGGTGCTTTCAAAGGTTGAGGGGATCATCCCTGCTCTTGAAAGCTCGCATGCTGTAGCGCATGCACTAAAACTAGCCCCAACTTTATCTTCTGAAGAAAGTATTATTATTAATATTTCAGGTCGTGGCGATAAAGATGTGGAGCAAGTTTTCCATATGTTAAATCAATAA
- a CDS encoding QueT transporter family protein, with protein sequence MKIKFLAASGIIAALYIAVTMLVAPFGFTEVQFRISEIFNHLVAFNPRFAVGIIIGVFISNLFSPLGVYDLVFGVGHSIITLGLFIVICKFVKNIWARLIINTLLFTCTMFIIAFELNLALELPFFWTWLTVAAGEFVVLAVGAPIMYILNKRLHFEHLI encoded by the coding sequence ATGAAGATAAAATTTTTAGCAGCAAGTGGTATTATTGCGGCATTATATATTGCTGTCACAATGCTTGTTGCGCCGTTTGGCTTTACAGAGGTACAGTTCCGCATATCAGAGATTTTTAACCATTTAGTAGCCTTTAATCCACGCTTTGCCGTAGGAATCATTATTGGTGTATTTATTTCCAATCTGTTCTCACCGCTTGGCGTTTACGATTTAGTCTTTGGTGTTGGTCATTCTATCATTACACTTGGACTGTTTATTGTAATCTGTAAATTTGTTAAAAATATATGGGCACGTTTAATTATCAATACATTGTTATTTACATGCACAATGTTTATTATTGCCTTTGAGCTGAATCTAGCTTTAGAGCTTCCATTCTTCTGGACTTGGCTAACTGTTGCAGCAGGCGAGTTTGTTGTGCTAGCCGTTGGAGCCCCGATTATGTATATTTTAAATAAACGCCTTCATTTCGAACATTTGATTTAA